The following proteins come from a genomic window of Proteiniphilum propionicum:
- the recG gene encoding ATP-dependent DNA helicase RecG yields MHILQTEIKYVPGVGPKRADILQKELDVFTLGDLLRWYPYRYIDRTRMYYVHEIDQSQAYIQLKGKITAFEAFGEGRKRRLVAHFTDGTGFVDLVWFQGVRFIESKYKLNQEYIIFGKPNLFNGKWNIPHPEIDPFMDESDRPEGLMAMYNTTEKMKNHYLNSRAMQKIMENAFGLIKEPLPESLSPDVVKEARLMSFHDAVENIHFPKSPAQLRDAEFRLKFEELFYIQLSIVRYSSDRKAKLKGILFPKVGDYLNSFYKKKLPFPLTNAQKRVIREIRKDTASGRQMNRLLQGDVGSGKTMVAIMCMLIALDNGFQSCLMAPTEILAAQHYDTFTQMLSGMNVGVALLTGSTRKKEREEIHAGLLSGKVNILIGTHALIEDIVQFRNLGFVVIDEQHRFGVVQRARLWEKSSHPPHMLVMTATPIPRTLAMTVYGDLDVSVIDELPPGRKPVQTLHRYDKKRGALYQFIRDQIGAGRQAYMVYPLIEESETLDLKNLEEGYEHVKAAFPEFTVCKMHGRMKPAEKEEVMRRFVSGEVQIMVSTTVIEVGVNVPNASVMVIESAQRFGLSQLHQLRGRVGRGADQSYCILITPYELSADTRRRMEIMTESNDGFVIAEADLKLRGPGDLEGTQQSGIPFNLRIADLVRDNAILYNAREIAERVIEKDPALEQPEHQVLKQQLSRLGGNRYDWSRIS; encoded by the coding sequence ATGCATATTCTTCAGACCGAAATAAAATATGTTCCCGGCGTGGGACCCAAAAGAGCCGATATCCTGCAGAAGGAGCTCGATGTCTTTACGCTGGGAGACCTGCTTCGGTGGTACCCCTATCGATATATCGACCGGACGCGGATGTACTACGTGCACGAGATTGACCAGTCGCAGGCCTACATCCAGTTGAAGGGGAAGATCACCGCCTTTGAAGCCTTTGGAGAAGGAAGGAAAAGGAGGCTGGTGGCGCATTTTACCGACGGTACCGGCTTCGTCGACCTGGTCTGGTTTCAGGGTGTCCGTTTCATCGAAAGCAAGTACAAGCTCAACCAGGAGTACATCATCTTCGGAAAACCCAATCTCTTCAACGGCAAGTGGAATATTCCGCATCCCGAGATCGATCCTTTCATGGATGAATCGGACCGGCCGGAAGGGTTGATGGCGATGTACAATACCACGGAAAAGATGAAGAACCATTACCTCAACTCCAGGGCGATGCAGAAGATCATGGAAAATGCATTCGGGCTGATTAAGGAGCCGCTGCCGGAATCACTTTCACCCGATGTGGTAAAGGAGGCCCGGTTGATGTCTTTTCACGATGCGGTGGAAAATATTCACTTTCCCAAGTCGCCGGCGCAGCTGCGCGATGCCGAGTTCCGGCTGAAGTTTGAAGAGCTGTTCTATATCCAGCTAAGCATCGTGCGTTACTCATCCGACCGGAAAGCAAAGCTGAAAGGGATCCTTTTCCCCAAGGTTGGAGATTATCTCAATTCATTTTACAAAAAGAAACTACCCTTTCCGTTGACAAATGCCCAGAAGAGAGTAATCCGGGAGATCCGGAAGGATACCGCCTCCGGGAGGCAGATGAACCGCCTGTTGCAGGGTGACGTGGGAAGCGGCAAGACCATGGTGGCGATTATGTGCATGCTGATTGCCCTCGACAATGGATTTCAGTCCTGCCTGATGGCACCCACGGAGATCCTGGCGGCACAGCATTATGATACATTCACGCAGATGCTCTCCGGCATGAATGTGGGGGTAGCATTGCTGACTGGCTCCACGAGAAAGAAAGAGCGGGAGGAGATCCACGCAGGGCTGCTCTCCGGGAAAGTAAATATCCTGATTGGCACCCACGCTTTGATTGAGGATATAGTACAGTTTCGCAACCTGGGCTTCGTGGTGATCGATGAGCAGCACCGATTTGGCGTGGTGCAGCGCGCCAGGCTGTGGGAGAAAAGCAGCCATCCGCCCCACATGCTTGTGATGACCGCCACACCCATTCCCCGCACACTGGCCATGACGGTCTATGGCGACCTCGATGTCTCGGTGATCGACGAACTTCCTCCAGGCCGTAAGCCGGTGCAGACGCTGCACCGTTACGACAAGAAAAGGGGTGCCCTCTATCAGTTTATCCGCGATCAGATTGGTGCCGGGCGACAGGCCTACATGGTCTACCCGCTGATCGAGGAGAGCGAGACACTCGATCTGAAGAACCTGGAGGAGGGATACGAGCATGTCAAAGCGGCCTTTCCGGAATTCACCGTCTGCAAGATGCACGGGCGGATGAAACCTGCCGAAAAGGAGGAGGTGATGCGGCGGTTTGTCTCGGGTGAGGTGCAGATCATGGTATCCACTACCGTGATCGAAGTAGGAGTGAATGTGCCGAATGCCAGCGTGATGGTGATCGAAAGTGCCCAGCGGTTTGGCCTTTCGCAGCTACATCAGCTGAGAGGCAGGGTGGGAAGGGGCGCTGATCAGTCTTACTGCATACTGATTACGCCCTACGAACTCTCTGCTGATACTCGCCGTCGGATGGAGATCATGACCGAAAGTAACGACGGCTTCGTGATCGCCGAAGCCGACCTGAAGCTGCGCGGCCCGGGCGACCTGGAGGGAACGCAGCAGAGCGGCATCCCTTTTAACCTGCGCATTGCGGACCTGGTACGCGACAACGCCATCCTCTATAATGCCCGCGAGATTGCGGAGCGGGTGATTGAAAAAGATCCGGCGCTGGAGCAGCCGGAGCACCAGGTGCTGAAGCAGCAGCTCAGCCGCCTTGGCGGTAACCGGTACGACTGGAGCCGGATCAGCTGA
- a CDS encoding Nramp family divalent metal transporter: protein MSEIKSVLKRSGNSLRSVGPGLFLVGYSIGTGSVVAMASAGSRYGMSMLWALALSCIFSFFLLEAYGRYTIVTGEGALYGYKKHFKSLGKLAALITLVGLVFVEILALIGIMGIASDLMRQISIRLFGEPGWNPVYIAFGVIIFLYLFLLTGKYSSFEKLMIVFVSIMGISFIISMFVVFPDPNTVIEGLIPNIPDEKNAPMIIAALVGTTLTAPTFVVRSMLMKEKKWTTKHSKLQTKDAFVAALLMFIISGSIMACAAGTLYIADKPVEDILTMVSMLEPFLGHLALSVFIMGIFGAALSSVFPIVMLAPLLISDYENRPVIYKGFRFRLMTGIALLFGLIVPAFGFKSVYAMLISQLFQIFVLPIVVIAIIYLLNRKSIMGKYKAGFWFNLGLLLTLLFSLYISYQSIVGFIESSHTIF from the coding sequence ATGTCTGAAATAAAGTCAGTTTTGAAGCGATCCGGGAATTCTCTGAGATCCGTAGGACCCGGTCTATTCCTTGTAGGATATAGCATCGGCACAGGAAGTGTGGTTGCAATGGCCTCAGCAGGATCCCGTTATGGAATGTCTATGCTTTGGGCTTTAGCCCTTTCCTGCATATTCAGTTTTTTCTTATTGGAAGCTTATGGACGGTATACCATTGTAACGGGAGAAGGAGCACTGTATGGTTATAAGAAACATTTCAAATCTCTGGGTAAACTGGCAGCTTTGATAACTTTGGTTGGATTGGTTTTTGTCGAGATTCTGGCACTTATTGGTATAATGGGGATTGCTTCCGACCTTATGAGACAAATATCCATCCGTCTGTTTGGGGAGCCGGGATGGAATCCGGTTTATATTGCATTTGGAGTAATTATTTTTTTATATCTATTCCTGCTGACAGGAAAATATTCCTCTTTTGAGAAATTAATGATAGTTTTCGTCTCCATCATGGGTATCAGTTTTATTATCTCCATGTTTGTTGTTTTTCCTGATCCTAATACTGTAATAGAAGGACTTATCCCCAACATACCGGACGAAAAAAATGCTCCGATGATCATTGCGGCGTTAGTAGGGACTACGTTAACGGCACCGACCTTTGTAGTAAGGAGCATGTTGATGAAAGAGAAAAAATGGACAACGAAACACTCGAAACTTCAAACAAAAGATGCCTTTGTGGCAGCGTTGTTGATGTTTATCATAAGCGGTTCTATTATGGCATGTGCCGCAGGTACTTTATATATTGCCGACAAACCGGTTGAAGATATACTCACGATGGTAAGTATGCTGGAGCCGTTCCTGGGACATCTGGCTTTATCTGTTTTTATCATGGGAATATTTGGCGCAGCCCTCTCTTCTGTTTTTCCAATCGTGATGCTTGCACCTTTATTGATCAGTGACTACGAAAACAGACCTGTTATATATAAAGGATTCCGTTTTCGATTAATGACCGGCATTGCGCTTCTTTTTGGGTTAATTGTTCCCGCATTTGGATTTAAGTCGGTCTATGCCATGTTGATCAGCCAATTGTTTCAAATATTTGTATTGCCGATTGTAGTTATTGCCATTATATATCTGTTAAACAGAAAAAGTATAATGGGAAAATATAAGGCGGGATTCTGGTTTAATCTTGGACTTTTGCTAACACTCCTTTTTTCCTTATATATTTCTTATCAATCCATTGTAGGCTTTATAGAATCATCCCATACAATTTTCTAA
- the glyA gene encoding serine hydroxymethyltransferase yields the protein MTQDREIFAIIRKEQERQLKGIELIASENFVSEQVMQAMGSVLTNKYAEGYPGRRYYGGCEVVDLGEQLAIDRLKEIFGAEWANVQPHSGAQANAAVFLACLKAGDKFLGLNLSHGGHLSHGSPVNFSGLMFEPVAYNVREEDQRVDYDQLESLARSERPKLIIAGASAYSREWDYARIRKIADEIGAIFMVDMAHPAGLIAAGLLENPLKHAHIVTSTTHKTLRGPRGGVILMGKDFENPWGLTTPKGEVKMMSALLDSAVFPGMQGGPLEHVIASKAVSFYEALQPEYKTYQTQVKKNAAVMAQAFADKGYNVVSGGTDNHIVLVDLRTKFPDLTGKVAEKVLVEADITTNKNMVPFDSRSPFQTSGLRFGTPAITTRGAKEELMGEIVELIDTVLSRVDDPKTIASVREKVNVTMKQYPLFAW from the coding sequence ATGACACAAGATAGAGAAATCTTCGCGATAATTCGAAAAGAACAGGAACGGCAACTTAAAGGTATTGAGCTTATTGCTTCCGAGAACTTTGTTAGTGAACAGGTGATGCAGGCCATGGGCTCTGTGCTGACAAACAAGTATGCCGAAGGATATCCCGGAAGAAGGTATTATGGCGGTTGTGAGGTGGTTGACCTGGGCGAACAGCTTGCCATTGACCGGTTAAAAGAGATTTTTGGCGCCGAATGGGCCAACGTGCAACCACACTCGGGAGCGCAGGCAAACGCTGCTGTTTTCCTGGCATGCCTGAAGGCAGGGGATAAATTCCTTGGACTGAACCTGTCTCACGGTGGCCATCTTTCACACGGTTCACCCGTCAACTTCTCCGGTCTGATGTTTGAACCTGTAGCATACAATGTGCGTGAAGAGGATCAGCGAGTGGATTACGACCAGCTGGAATCACTGGCACGCTCTGAAAGACCCAAACTCATTATTGCCGGTGCCTCGGCCTATTCACGTGAATGGGATTATGCTCGTATCCGCAAAATAGCCGACGAGATCGGTGCCATCTTCATGGTGGATATGGCGCACCCCGCCGGCCTGATTGCGGCCGGACTGCTCGAAAATCCGCTTAAACACGCACACATCGTGACCTCTACCACCCATAAGACACTGCGTGGTCCCCGTGGAGGCGTGATCCTGATGGGTAAGGATTTTGAAAACCCCTGGGGCCTCACCACACCCAAGGGAGAGGTTAAGATGATGTCGGCACTGCTGGATTCAGCTGTTTTTCCTGGCATGCAAGGCGGTCCCCTTGAACATGTGATTGCCTCGAAAGCGGTTTCTTTTTACGAGGCACTCCAGCCGGAATACAAGACCTATCAGACACAGGTGAAAAAGAATGCGGCCGTAATGGCGCAGGCCTTCGCCGACAAGGGATATAATGTCGTCTCGGGCGGTACCGATAACCACATCGTGCTGGTAGACCTGCGCACCAAGTTCCCTGATCTGACCGGTAAGGTAGCGGAGAAGGTACTTGTGGAGGCCGATATCACCACCAACAAGAACATGGTGCCTTTCGACAGCCGCTCGCCATTCCAGACATCGGGCCTCCGTTTCGGTACGCCGGCCATCACCACCCGCGGAGCAAAAGAAGAACTGATGGGAGAGATCGTGGAATTGATCGACACCGTGCTCTCTCGCGTGGACGACCCGAAGACCATCGCATCGGTGCGCGAAAAAGTGAACGTGACCATGAAGCAATATCCGCTTTTCGCCTGGTAG
- a CDS encoding N-acetylmuramic acid 6-phosphate etherase encodes MNKITEQPSRYRHLETQTVKELTGELITEYKTIALAVEKAKPQLDKLITAVVQKIQTGGRMIYLGAGTGGRLSVLDVLELPTTYGMENGMIDVVLAGGVDKLVLALEEKEDDTEEAWKSLQEKDISEKDIVVGISASGTTPFVLQGLKKCRENGIATCCVVNNPDSPIAEQSDYPVEVITGPEFVTGSTRMKAGTSQKMIFDMISTTVMIQMGRVLDNSMWNVQLINNKITDRAIKILMEKAMITDYEEAKKLLFKYGSVKEALDKIEASHS; translated from the coding sequence ATGAACAAAATAACTGAACAGCCTTCCCGTTACAGGCATTTAGAAACTCAAACAGTTAAAGAGTTAACAGGTGAGTTAATCACGGAGTATAAAACCATTGCTTTGGCAGTGGAAAAAGCAAAACCTCAATTGGATAAACTTATCACTGCCGTGGTTCAAAAAATACAAACCGGTGGTAGAATGATTTATTTAGGAGCAGGCACGGGAGGGCGACTTTCGGTATTGGATGTTCTTGAGTTACCCACAACCTATGGGATGGAAAACGGGATGATTGACGTAGTTTTGGCCGGAGGAGTGGATAAGTTGGTTTTGGCGTTGGAAGAAAAAGAGGACGATACGGAAGAAGCGTGGAAATCGCTACAAGAAAAAGACATATCTGAAAAGGACATCGTCGTGGGAATATCTGCAAGCGGTACCACGCCGTTTGTTTTACAAGGCTTGAAAAAATGTAGAGAAAATGGTATCGCCACGTGCTGCGTTGTGAATAATCCCGACTCGCCCATCGCGGAACAATCCGACTATCCGGTAGAAGTCATCACCGGCCCTGAATTTGTAACCGGCAGCACAAGAATGAAAGCAGGTACTTCCCAAAAAATGATTTTCGATATGATAAGCACTACCGTGATGATACAGATGGGAAGAGTTTTGGATAATAGTATGTGGAATGTGCAGTTAATCAACAATAAAATTACCGACAGAGCGATAAAAATCTTAATGGAAAAAGCGATGATTACTGACTACGAAGAAGCAAAAAAGTTACTTTTTAAGTACGGAAGCGTTAAAGAAGCACTTGATAAGATAGAAGCTTCGCATTCTTAG
- a CDS encoding nickel-dependent lactate racemase family protein → MKKEHTKEKTVKVIPVHFGEKLIELRIPEKNLCFSLQRNEFSPPENPGDEIKRALQNPIGTKRLREIVSKNSSVVILADDRTRVTPQKVIIPLILDELHEAGIGNEQIKLVIAYGTHRPMTDKEILERFGQDIIDQIEIKHHDCQGNLVNRGITKRGTRIVVNKDVLNADIRIGVGGVLPHHPVGWSGGAKILLPGVAGTETVHAMHLLGATEQQLGKVLTPCREEMEDFARDVGLHFIVNVIQTDKGELLKAVAGHFIEAHREAVRWGMKIFGSRFTEAADITISSAYPSDFDFTQADKGLFSAEIATKPKGEIILLSPCYEGIAPTHGEEIARLAKYDDTTLFKMLDDNAIEDRFGASECMYLNHIKRNFKATLTMDPILTNLLGFHYLRIDDLQEYLSERINLEKDIQIGIVHNSSEVLPVQE, encoded by the coding sequence GAAAAAAATCTTTGTTTCAGTCTACAAAGAAATGAGTTTAGTCCACCTGAAAATCCCGGTGATGAAATAAAAAGAGCCTTACAGAATCCAATAGGGACAAAAAGATTAAGAGAGATAGTTTCAAAGAATTCGTCCGTGGTTATCTTGGCAGATGACAGGACAAGAGTTACACCCCAGAAAGTAATTATTCCGTTAATTCTTGATGAATTGCATGAAGCGGGAATTGGCAACGAACAGATCAAGCTGGTTATAGCCTACGGCACTCACAGGCCTATGACAGATAAAGAGATACTGGAACGGTTCGGGCAGGACATTATTGATCAAATTGAAATAAAACATCACGATTGCCAGGGGAATCTGGTAAACAGAGGAATAACCAAGAGAGGAACAAGAATAGTTGTCAACAAAGATGTTCTCAATGCCGACATACGTATTGGAGTTGGTGGAGTGCTACCGCATCATCCTGTCGGCTGGAGCGGTGGTGCCAAAATCCTGCTCCCCGGAGTGGCAGGAACTGAAACAGTTCATGCCATGCACCTGCTGGGAGCAACTGAACAACAACTAGGCAAAGTGTTGACTCCCTGTCGGGAAGAAATGGAAGATTTTGCAAGAGACGTAGGGCTTCATTTTATCGTGAATGTTATACAGACTGATAAAGGAGAGCTGCTGAAAGCTGTGGCAGGTCACTTTATTGAAGCACATCGTGAAGCTGTAAGGTGGGGAATGAAAATTTTCGGTTCAAGATTCACTGAAGCAGCCGATATCACCATCAGTAGCGCTTATCCGTCCGATTTTGATTTCACACAAGCCGATAAAGGGTTGTTCTCGGCAGAGATTGCCACCAAACCCAAGGGTGAAATTATCCTTCTGTCACCTTGTTATGAAGGAATTGCACCTACTCATGGAGAAGAGATTGCCCGCCTTGCCAAATATGATGATACCACGCTTTTCAAAATGCTGGATGACAATGCAATAGAGGATCGGTTTGGAGCTTCGGAGTGTATGTACCTGAACCATATTAAGCGGAATTTCAAAGCAACTTTAACAATGGATCCTATACTGACCAATCTGCTTGGATTTCATTATTTGAGAATAGATGATCTACAAGAGTATTTGAGTGAACGCATCAATCTGGAAAAAGATATTCAAATTGGAATAGTACATAATAGCAGTGAGGTCTTACCGGTTCAGGAATAA
- a CDS encoding beta-galactosidase, whose amino-acid sequence MKRKNETKEMNFIKYGIIYTAVSLFIIFANVRSQVNLNDIPMIGAEIFIEPGQSDENVENWFKILRKNNMKVTRIRMFENYMKDVNGDWDFSLFDKAFSYAEKYHIKVYANLFPATDFTDVGGFKFPYNEEHLNRIADYIKNVVLHFKQHSSLYGWIPINELGGGNINDPLARTIYKKWRDNYEDTQQIYKLTAYNQLSFDNEKFLLHYNTWYLKWLSDEIRKYDKEKPIHVNNHQIFTLAAQYDFPSWRTFLSSLGGSAHASWHFGFFPRNRYAIAMSANSEILRSGAGNIPWLMTELQGGNNIYSGTNPMCPTKEEIGQWFWITIGSGSKGAIYWCLNPRASGAEF is encoded by the coding sequence GTGAAACGAAAAAATGAAACAAAGGAGATGAATTTTATAAAATATGGCATAATATACACGGCTGTGTCTTTATTTATTATATTCGCCAACGTGAGATCGCAAGTAAATTTAAATGATATTCCAATGATTGGTGCAGAAATATTCATAGAACCCGGGCAGTCGGATGAAAATGTAGAGAACTGGTTTAAAATTCTCAGGAAAAACAATATGAAGGTTACACGTATCCGCATGTTCGAAAATTATATGAAGGATGTAAATGGCGACTGGGATTTCAGCTTATTTGACAAGGCATTCTCTTATGCGGAAAAATATCATATTAAAGTCTATGCCAATCTTTTCCCGGCTACAGATTTTACAGATGTAGGAGGATTTAAATTTCCGTATAACGAAGAACATCTTAACCGTATAGCCGATTATATAAAAAATGTAGTTCTTCATTTTAAACAACACTCATCTCTCTATGGTTGGATTCCCATTAACGAACTAGGGGGAGGGAACATAAATGACCCTTTGGCAAGGACAATCTACAAAAAATGGCGAGATAACTATGAAGACACCCAGCAGATCTATAAACTCACTGCTTACAACCAGCTGTCATTTGATAATGAGAAGTTCTTGTTGCATTATAACACATGGTATTTAAAATGGTTGTCGGATGAAATACGCAAATATGACAAAGAAAAGCCCATCCACGTAAATAACCATCAGATTTTTACACTGGCCGCACAGTATGATTTCCCAAGTTGGAGAACTTTTCTGTCCAGCTTAGGAGGTTCAGCCCATGCCAGTTGGCATTTTGGTTTTTTCCCCAGAAACAGGTATGCCATAGCCATGTCTGCAAATAGCGAGATTCTTCGTTCGGGCGCCGGTAACATTCCCTGGCTGATGACTGAATTACAGGGAGGAAATAATATTTACAGCGGTACCAACCCAATGTGTCCTACAAAGGAGGAAATAGGTCAGTGGTTTTGGATAACTATAGGTTCAGGGAGTAAAGGAGCAATCTACTGGTGTTTAAACCCAAGAGCATCCGGTGCTGAATTTTGA
- a CDS encoding DegT/DnrJ/EryC1/StrS family aminotransferase, giving the protein MKNKKIKRRDFIRQTSFAGMGLAMGLPHLTYAGNIQAKKAAILGGPKAFTGNWSRWPIIGQTERDELIQVLNSGGWCRLGNKTTPRFETEYQNLVGAKRTLGVSSGTTALLTMLGALEVGPGDEVIIPPYTFIATYNVIVQNYALPVFADVDIESFQVDAKKIESAITKNTKVLMPVHIAGSPFDVDKVLEVSKNYNIPLIEDACQAHLAEWKGKCVGNWGLGGAFSFQESKNLSSGEGGAIITNNDAFYQDCYSFHHQGQGADAASLVPGSGSRGSNFRLTEFQAAILLAQMTRLSEQVKRRWENAQYLTKMLKEIPGIAPAKLYAGTTKSAYHLYMFRYDKKRFSGMSRAQFINALNAEGVPCSVGYTSMPKEKYVTNLAHNKHYLSIYGEKRMKEWLESLSCPQNDKLCNEEAVWFAQTMLLGTKTDMEQIAEGIRKIARQSREISKI; this is encoded by the coding sequence ATGAAAAATAAAAAAATCAAACGTAGAGATTTTATTCGTCAAACCTCCTTTGCAGGAATGGGTTTGGCGATGGGATTACCGCACCTCACCTATGCCGGGAATATACAAGCTAAAAAAGCAGCGATATTGGGTGGGCCGAAAGCATTTACAGGAAACTGGTCCCGATGGCCAATTATTGGACAGACAGAACGGGATGAATTGATTCAGGTATTGAACAGTGGAGGATGGTGCCGGCTGGGGAATAAAACTACACCTCGATTTGAGACTGAATATCAAAATCTTGTGGGTGCCAAGAGAACTTTAGGAGTGTCGAGCGGCACGACAGCCCTCCTAACAATGTTGGGAGCTTTGGAAGTTGGCCCGGGCGATGAGGTTATCATTCCACCCTATACTTTTATTGCCACTTACAACGTCATTGTTCAGAATTATGCTTTACCTGTTTTTGCTGATGTGGATATTGAGAGTTTCCAGGTTGATGCAAAAAAAATAGAATCAGCCATTACTAAGAATACAAAAGTCTTAATGCCCGTACATATCGCAGGCTCACCTTTCGATGTGGATAAAGTTCTCGAAGTTTCAAAAAATTACAACATACCCTTAATTGAAGATGCATGTCAAGCTCATTTGGCAGAATGGAAAGGAAAATGTGTTGGTAACTGGGGTCTGGGAGGCGCATTCAGTTTCCAAGAATCAAAAAATCTCAGTTCGGGAGAGGGCGGTGCTATCATTACAAATAACGATGCTTTTTACCAAGATTGCTATAGTTTTCATCATCAGGGTCAAGGTGCGGATGCGGCAAGTCTTGTACCTGGATCCGGGAGCAGAGGATCTAATTTCCGTTTAACTGAATTTCAGGCAGCCATTTTACTTGCTCAAATGACAAGACTTTCGGAGCAAGTGAAGCGTAGATGGGAAAATGCTCAATATTTAACTAAAATGCTAAAAGAAATACCGGGAATAGCTCCGGCAAAACTTTATGCTGGTACCACTAAGAGTGCTTATCATCTATATATGTTCAGATATGATAAAAAAAGATTTTCAGGAATGTCAAGAGCACAATTTATTAATGCGTTGAATGCAGAAGGAGTCCCATGTTCCGTTGGATACACTTCCATGCCTAAGGAAAAGTATGTTACAAACTTAGCTCATAATAAACATTATCTTTCCATTTATGGTGAAAAAAGAATGAAAGAATGGCTGGAAAGCCTCTCATGTCCTCAGAATGATAAATTGTGCAATGAAGAAGCTGTATGGTTCGCTCAAACCATGCTTTTAGGTACTAAAACGGATATGGAACAAATCGCGGAAGGTATTCGGAAAATAGCCAGGCAGTCGCGAGAAATCTCTAAGATCTGA